One Halichoerus grypus chromosome 1, mHalGry1.hap1.1, whole genome shotgun sequence genomic region harbors:
- the KCNMB2 gene encoding calcium-activated potassium channel subunit beta-2 isoform X2, which yields MFIWTSGRTSSSYRHDEKRNIYQKIRDHDLLDKRKTVTALKAGEDRAILLGLAMMVCSIMMYFLLGITLLRSYMQSVWTEESQCTLVNASITETFNCSFSCGPDCWKLSQYPCLQVYVNLTSSGEKFLLYHTEETMKINQKCSYIPKCGKSFEESMSLVNVVMENFRKYQHFSCYSDPEGNQKSVILTKLYSSNVLFHSLFWPTCMMAGGVVIVAMVKLTQYLSLLCERIQRINR from the exons aaatatttaccaaaaaatcaGGGACCATGACCTCCTGGACAAAAGGAAAACTGTCACAGCACTGAAGGCAGGAGAGGACCGGGCCATTCTCCTGGGACTGGCCATGATGGTCTGCTCCATCATGATGTACTTTCTGCTGGGAATCACACTCCTGCGCTCATACATGCAGAG CGTGTGGACCGAGGAGTCTCAATGCACCTTGGTGAATGCGTCCATCACAGAAACATTTAATTGCTCCTTCAGCTGTGGTCCGGACTGCTGGAAACTCTCTCAGTACCCCTGCCTCCAGGTATACGTTAACCTGACTTCTTCCGGTGAAAAGTTCCTTCTCTACCACACCGAAGAGACCATGAAAATCAATCAGAAG TGCTCCTATATACCTAAGTGTGGAAAAAGTTTTGAAGAATCCATGTCCCTGGTGAATGTCGTCATGGAAAACTTCAGGAAGTATCAACACTTCTCCTGCTATTCTGACCCAGAAGGAAACCAGAAGAGTGTCATCCTAACCAAACTCTACAGTTCCAACGTGCTGTTCCATTCACTGTTCTGGCCAACTTGTATGATGGCTGGGGGCGTGGTGATCGTTGCCATGGTGAAACTCACACAGtacctctcccttctctgtgagAGGATCCAACGGATCAATAGATAA